One stretch of Argiope bruennichi chromosome 3, qqArgBrue1.1, whole genome shotgun sequence DNA includes these proteins:
- the LOC129963420 gene encoding glycolipid transfer protein-like isoform X2 produces the protein MFFKDVKKFPSVENEIEFLPFIEACKGIVKFVELLGSLFAPVRHDIQGNIDKLSKIHFSNAAEFPTINSIVEFEVKRAGDQTGIDALLWLKSKQEQHEENISSFFYKAYEEKLKPYHGWIVQKLFGLMVVAAPSRKSLLDLLAGGEDSSTEDVVFGEMEIYLEGLGANIDVINRLYDIHNLVFNQKV, from the exons ATgttttttaaagatgttaaaaAGTTTCCATCTgttgaaaatgaaatagaatttttaccgTTTATTGAAGCTTGTAAAGGAATTGTTAAATTTGTTG AGCTGTTAGGATCTCTGTTTGCTCCAGTACGACATGATATCCAAGGAAATATTGAT aaactaTCCAAAATTCATTTTAGTAATGCAGCAGAATTTCCTACTATTAACAGTATTGTTGAATTTGAGGTTAAGAGAGCTGGAGATCAAACTGGAATAGATGCTTTATTATGGTTAAAAAG CAAACAAGAACAGcatgaagaaaatatatcatcattCTTTTATAAAGcctatgaagaaaaattaaaaccataTCATGGATGgattgttcaaaaattatttgga ttgatGGTTGTTGCTGCTCCATCAAGGAAATCCCTTTTAGATTTATTAGCTGGTGGAGAAGACAGTTCAACTGAAGATGTTGTTTTTGgagaaatggaaatttatttagaaGGTCTTGGTGCTAATATTGATGTCATCAATAGGCTTTATGATATACATAATctagtttttaatcaaaaagtatga
- the LOC129963420 gene encoding glycolipid transfer protein-like isoform X3, protein MFHRKLLGSLFAPVRHDIQGNIDKLSKIHFSNAAEFPTINSIVEFEVKRAGDQTGIDALLWLKRALEFVHVFLVCFLDDSKQEQHEENISSFFYKAYEEKLKPYHGWIVQKLFGLMVVAAPSRKSLLDLLAGGEDSSTEDVVFGEMEIYLEGLGANIDVINRLYDIHNLVFNQKV, encoded by the exons ATGTTTCATCGAA AGCTGTTAGGATCTCTGTTTGCTCCAGTACGACATGATATCCAAGGAAATATTGAT aaactaTCCAAAATTCATTTTAGTAATGCAGCAGAATTTCCTACTATTAACAGTATTGTTGAATTTGAGGTTAAGAGAGCTGGAGATCAAACTGGAATAGATGCTTTATTATGGTTAAAAAG ggCATTAGAATTTGTACATGTGTTTTTAGTCTGCTTTCTTGATGATAGCAAACAAGAACAGcatgaagaaaatatatcatcattCTTTTATAAAGcctatgaagaaaaattaaaaccataTCATGGATGgattgttcaaaaattatttgga ttgatGGTTGTTGCTGCTCCATCAAGGAAATCCCTTTTAGATTTATTAGCTGGTGGAGAAGACAGTTCAACTGAAGATGTTGTTTTTGgagaaatggaaatttatttagaaGGTCTTGGTGCTAATATTGATGTCATCAATAGGCTTTATGATATACATAATctagtttttaatcaaaaagtatga
- the LOC129963420 gene encoding glycolipid transfer protein-like isoform X1, with translation MFFKDVKKFPSVENEIEFLPFIEACKGIVKFVELLGSLFAPVRHDIQGNIDKLSKIHFSNAAEFPTINSIVEFEVKRAGDQTGIDALLWLKRALEFVHVFLVCFLDDSKQEQHEENISSFFYKAYEEKLKPYHGWIVQKLFGLMVVAAPSRKSLLDLLAGGEDSSTEDVVFGEMEIYLEGLGANIDVINRLYDIHNLVFNQKV, from the exons ATgttttttaaagatgttaaaaAGTTTCCATCTgttgaaaatgaaatagaatttttaccgTTTATTGAAGCTTGTAAAGGAATTGTTAAATTTGTTG AGCTGTTAGGATCTCTGTTTGCTCCAGTACGACATGATATCCAAGGAAATATTGAT aaactaTCCAAAATTCATTTTAGTAATGCAGCAGAATTTCCTACTATTAACAGTATTGTTGAATTTGAGGTTAAGAGAGCTGGAGATCAAACTGGAATAGATGCTTTATTATGGTTAAAAAG ggCATTAGAATTTGTACATGTGTTTTTAGTCTGCTTTCTTGATGATAGCAAACAAGAACAGcatgaagaaaatatatcatcattCTTTTATAAAGcctatgaagaaaaattaaaaccataTCATGGATGgattgttcaaaaattatttgga ttgatGGTTGTTGCTGCTCCATCAAGGAAATCCCTTTTAGATTTATTAGCTGGTGGAGAAGACAGTTCAACTGAAGATGTTGTTTTTGgagaaatggaaatttatttagaaGGTCTTGGTGCTAATATTGATGTCATCAATAGGCTTTATGATATACATAATctagtttttaatcaaaaagtatga
- the LOC129963419 gene encoding BLOC-1-related complex subunit 5-like, translated as MGSEQSSQSSKVQNVHKSGTKMKEHQRARSSSPGPSISSDSDIPYISYTVNRPIGDSPKLPSKSPAHSLRASATPSPRSSPKAPRPKSYAGSSSGHDIVVVKEGAPSMDTLETDAELIRIQKIPTFLPIMRGALNIPTIHDPEVLDKLDYQCILRLCRRYQDHLKMCAEIVSTEQNALTQRIREIDFAITTLTNMLTERQKKFAKYAEQLGKVQEISNNLQRCQTGLKDIIKNMETLNNMLPPEERLEPFVMVTG; from the exons ATGGGATCTGAGCAAAGTAGCCAGTCTTCAAAAGTTCAAAATGTACATAAATCTGGAACCAAAATGAAAGAACATCAGCGAGCAAGGAGTTCATCTCCAGGCCCATCTATAAGTTCCGATTCAGATATTCCTTATATTTCCTACACAGTGAATAGACCGATTGGAG attCTCCGAAATTGCCATCTAAAAGTCCAGCTCACAGTTTACGTGCTTCGGCCACACCTTCTCCTAGATCTTCCCCTAAAGCACCCAGACCTAAATCTTATGCTGGATCATCATCAGGGCATGATATTGTAGTTGTCAAAGAAGGAGCTCCAAGTATGGATACATTGGAGACAGATGCAGAGCTGATTCGCATACAA AAAATTCCAACATTTCTTCCAATAATGAGAGGAGCTTTGAATATTCCTACTATACATGATCCAGAAGTACTGGATAAACTGGATTATCAGTGCATTTTACGATTGTGTCGAAGGTACCAAGATCATCTGAAAATGTGTGCAGAAATAGTCAGCACTGAACAAAATGCTCTAACCCAGAGAATACGagag atTGATTTTGCTATTACCACTTTGACAAATATGTTAACAGAACGACAGAAGAAATTTGCCAAATATGCAGAACAGTTAGGAAAAGTGCAAGAGATTTCTAACAATTTGCAAAGGTGCCAAACAGGActgaaagatattattaaaaatatggaaacttTGAATAATATGCTGCCTCCTGAAGAGAGGCTTGAACCTTTTGTCATGGTAACAGGATAG